In Actinomadura citrea, a single window of DNA contains:
- a CDS encoding MOSC and FAD-binding oxidoreductase domain-containing protein, with protein sequence MVRLARLVAVNVGMPKDVSWEGRTVRTGIWKEPVRGPVMARRLNLDGDGQGDLAGHGGEQRAVMVYQVDSYRYWERVLERDDLVHGHFGENFTVEGLPDDQVCIGDRYRIGEAVFEVTQPRVTCYRVGLRLGEPQMAALLVAHHRPGFYMRVITEGAVEAGQEIVKVADGPGAMSVTEVDGLLYLSEHPRDRLERALQVEALSPGWQDSFRALLRRGDDGLGGNVGLTAEATVPPPAWTGFRALRVARIQRESSSIVSVWLAAEQGGPLPPALPGQFVTVMLDADAHGPALVRGYSLSGRPGDQEYRISVKAEPHGAASTRLHRYLKVGDILQVAAPRGTFVLAAGDGPVVLVSAGVGATPVLAMLQALAESGTTRPVWWLHGARDGSEHAFAAEVRSLLGRLPHARLRVCYSRPRPQDRLGTDYTDPGHLDAALLHSAGVPADSEAYVCGPPSFMAAQTRALAEQGLATDRIRTETFGTVASITPGVTASAARPPHPPAGPPGAGPAVTFARSGIRAPWDESGSSLLEFAEACDVPVRWSCRTGVCHTCETAMLSGEVTYDPAPIAPPADGNVLICCSRPATEIVLDL encoded by the coding sequence GTGGTGCGGTTGGCACGGCTGGTGGCGGTCAACGTCGGTATGCCCAAGGACGTCTCCTGGGAGGGGCGGACGGTGCGCACCGGAATCTGGAAGGAGCCGGTGCGCGGCCCGGTCATGGCACGTCGTCTGAATCTGGACGGGGACGGGCAGGGGGACCTGGCGGGCCATGGCGGTGAGCAGCGCGCCGTGATGGTCTACCAGGTGGACTCCTACCGGTACTGGGAACGGGTGCTCGAACGTGATGATCTGGTGCACGGGCACTTCGGGGAGAACTTCACCGTCGAGGGCCTACCCGATGATCAGGTGTGCATCGGGGACCGCTACCGGATCGGCGAGGCCGTCTTCGAGGTCACCCAGCCCAGGGTGACCTGCTACCGGGTCGGCCTGCGCCTGGGCGAACCGCAGATGGCGGCGCTGCTGGTCGCGCACCACCGTCCCGGCTTCTACATGAGAGTGATCACCGAGGGCGCGGTGGAGGCGGGGCAGGAGATCGTCAAGGTCGCCGACGGCCCGGGCGCGATGAGCGTCACCGAGGTCGACGGGCTGCTGTACCTGTCCGAGCATCCCCGTGACCGTCTGGAACGCGCGTTGCAAGTCGAGGCGCTCAGCCCTGGCTGGCAGGACTCGTTCCGGGCCCTGCTACGGCGGGGCGACGACGGGCTCGGCGGGAATGTCGGATTGACGGCCGAAGCAACGGTGCCGCCGCCCGCCTGGACGGGATTCCGGGCCCTGCGGGTGGCCCGCATCCAGCGGGAGAGCAGCAGCATCGTCTCCGTGTGGCTGGCCGCCGAGCAGGGCGGTCCGCTGCCGCCCGCACTGCCCGGCCAGTTCGTGACCGTCATGCTGGACGCCGACGCCCACGGACCCGCGCTGGTACGCGGCTACTCGTTGTCGGGCAGGCCCGGGGACCAGGAGTACAGGATCAGCGTCAAGGCCGAGCCGCACGGTGCCGCCAGCACGCGGCTGCACCGGTATCTGAAAGTCGGCGACATCCTCCAGGTGGCCGCGCCCCGTGGCACGTTCGTGCTCGCCGCCGGCGACGGCCCCGTGGTGCTGGTGTCGGCGGGCGTGGGCGCCACCCCGGTCCTGGCGATGCTGCAGGCTCTGGCCGAGTCGGGGACCACACGACCGGTGTGGTGGCTGCACGGTGCCCGGGACGGCTCCGAACACGCCTTCGCCGCCGAGGTTCGCTCCCTGCTGGGCAGGCTTCCCCACGCCCGCCTGCGTGTGTGCTACAGCCGCCCGCGCCCGCAGGACCGCCTCGGCACCGACTACACGGACCCGGGTCACTTGGACGCCGCCCTGCTGCACAGCGCCGGAGTGCCGGCCGACTCCGAAGCCTACGTCTGCGGCCCGCCTTCGTTCATGGCCGCGCAGACCCGTGCGCTCGCCGAGCAGGGACTGGCCACCGACCGCATCCGCACCGAGACCTTCGGCACCGTGGCCTCCATCACACCGGGCGTCACCGCCTCCGCCGCCCGGCCGCCTCATCCGCCGGCGGGACCACCGGGCGCCGGACCGGCGGTGACGTTCGCCCGCAGCGGCATCCGGGCTCCCTGGGACGAGAGCGGGTCCAGCCTGCTGGAGTTCGCCGAGGCATGCGACGTCCCCGTCCGCTGGTCCTGCCGCACCGGCGTCTGCCACACCTGCGAGACGGCCATGCTGTCAGGCGAGGTGACCTACGACCCGGCCCCCATCGCTCCTCCCGCCGACGGCAACGTCCTGATCTGCTGCTCCCGCCCGGCAACGGAGATCGTCCTGGATCTGTGA
- a CDS encoding VOC family protein, producing the protein MRLEVVVVPVTDVDRAKDFYQALGWREDADVATGEDFRVVQMTPPGSACSVIFGTGVTSDAPGSAHGLHLVVDDIEAARTELVERGAKVGEVFHDAGGVFHHAGTGGRVPGPDPERTSYGSFASFDDPDGNAWFLQEITTRLPGR; encoded by the coding sequence ATGAGACTCGAGGTCGTCGTGGTGCCCGTCACCGACGTCGACCGCGCCAAGGACTTCTACCAGGCGCTCGGATGGCGTGAGGACGCCGACGTCGCCACCGGCGAGGATTTCCGGGTGGTGCAGATGACGCCGCCGGGGTCGGCGTGCTCGGTCATCTTCGGAACCGGCGTCACCTCGGACGCGCCCGGCTCGGCGCACGGCCTGCACCTGGTGGTGGACGACATCGAAGCCGCCCGAACCGAACTGGTCGAGCGCGGTGCGAAGGTCGGCGAGGTGTTCCACGACGCCGGTGGCGTCTTCCACCACGCCGGGACCGGGGGACGGGTCCCCGGGCCGGACCCCGAGCGCACGAGCTACGGCTCGTTCGCCTCCTTCGACGATCCGGACGGCAACGCCTGGTTCCTCCAGGAGATCACCACTCGCCTGCCGGGCCGGTGA
- a CDS encoding MBL fold metallo-hydrolase — translation MTTMSHFSASAQRRRERPTAPLPQNAKGPEIPDAGYVMKEIADGVFWLSDGQYGNMFVVHDEGVIAVDAPPTLGHDILRAIKRVTDKPISHVIYSHEHGDHVGGMSIYPDSVPRYAQSIVAQRLEALADPDRPLPTEVFDHTLTIEAGGHIVHLDYPGPNHTEGNSLIYLPNQRVVMLVDVIFPGWVPFSNLALSADMPGVFALYDKVLGYDFDQLVGGHVNRPGTPEDVRTQIEYMNDLRTTTEAALSSVDLESTMGPVDTENGWAVFRAYLDAVAAQAADEVVPRWLDRLGGADVFTLPNAWAMAESLRLDYNSLGPFSIKP, via the coding sequence ATGACGACGATGTCTCACTTCTCCGCATCGGCGCAGCGGAGGAGGGAACGTCCGACGGCCCCGCTGCCGCAGAACGCGAAGGGACCTGAGATCCCGGACGCCGGGTATGTCATGAAGGAGATCGCCGACGGCGTCTTCTGGCTCAGCGACGGCCAGTACGGGAACATGTTCGTGGTCCATGACGAAGGGGTCATCGCGGTCGACGCGCCCCCGACGCTCGGGCACGACATCCTGCGTGCCATCAAGCGGGTGACCGACAAGCCCATCTCGCACGTGATCTACAGCCACGAACACGGCGATCATGTCGGCGGCATGTCGATCTACCCCGATTCCGTCCCCCGCTACGCCCAGAGCATCGTCGCCCAGCGGCTGGAGGCGCTCGCCGACCCGGATCGGCCTCTCCCCACGGAGGTCTTCGACCACACCCTCACCATCGAGGCCGGCGGCCACATCGTCCACCTGGACTACCCCGGCCCCAACCACACCGAGGGGAACAGCCTGATCTACCTCCCGAACCAGCGGGTCGTGATGCTGGTCGACGTCATCTTCCCCGGCTGGGTGCCGTTCTCGAACCTGGCGCTGTCGGCCGACATGCCCGGGGTGTTCGCCCTGTACGACAAGGTCCTCGGATACGACTTCGACCAGCTGGTCGGCGGCCACGTCAACCGCCCCGGGACGCCCGAGGACGTGCGTACCCAGATCGAGTACATGAACGACCTGCGCACCACCACCGAGGCGGCGCTGTCAAGCGTGGACCTCGAATCGACCATGGGGCCCGTCGACACCGAGAACGGCTGGGCGGTGTTCCGCGCCTACCTGGACGCGGTGGCCGCACAGGCGGCCGACGAGGTCGTTCCGAGGTGGCTGGATCGCCTGGGCGGCGCGGACGTGTTCACACTGCCCAACGCGTGGGCGATGGCAGAGTCGCTGCGGCTGGACTACAACTCGCTCGGCCCGTTCAGCATCAAGCCCTGA
- a CDS encoding cupin domain-containing protein: MTSTPQPGESALLVRGGDGEVLDLPGGGGFGLLTDSEETGAALSASRLTLADGADGALPHRHLRSTEFFYVLAGTAEFLLGDVIQSLGRGDFLVIPPGLPHAFGAARGLDTDLLIGITPGVQRFGYFRMLQRVAKGQDSPEVLAQVQERYDVHLLDSASWQNARKGTFSG, from the coding sequence ATGACCAGCACACCTCAGCCGGGCGAGAGCGCGTTGCTCGTCCGGGGCGGCGACGGAGAGGTCCTCGACCTGCCCGGCGGCGGGGGGTTCGGGCTTCTGACCGACAGCGAGGAGACCGGCGCGGCCCTGAGCGCCAGCCGTCTCACCCTCGCCGACGGAGCCGACGGTGCGCTGCCGCATCGCCACCTGCGCTCGACGGAGTTCTTCTACGTCCTCGCCGGCACGGCCGAGTTCCTTCTCGGCGACGTCATCCAGTCTCTCGGCCGGGGAGATTTCCTGGTGATCCCGCCCGGTCTTCCGCATGCCTTCGGGGCGGCACGAGGCCTCGACACCGATCTGCTGATAGGGATCACCCCGGGCGTCCAGCGGTTCGGCTACTTCCGAATGCTGCAGCGTGTCGCCAAGGGGCAGGACTCTCCCGAGGTCCTCGCGCAGGTACAGGAGCGTTACGACGTCCACTTGCTGGACAGCGCATCCTGGCAGAACGCCCGCAAGGGCACATTCTCCGGCTAG
- the map gene encoding type I methionyl aminopeptidase — protein sequence MIEILNPSELARAKDTGALVAGILQTLKSRTTVGTSLLDIDRWTETMIVEAGAQSCYVDYEPSFGRGPFGHYICTAVNDAVLHGLPHDYALADGDLLTLDLAVSLGGVAADSAISFIVGEARPPESVALISATERALTAGIAAAGPGVRIGDVSHAIGSVLHEAGYSINTEFGGHGIGSTMHQDPHVSNTGRPGRGYKLRPGLLLALEPWIMADTAELVTDADGWTLRSATGCRTAHSEHTIAITDDGAEILTLPR from the coding sequence ATGATCGAGATCCTGAACCCCAGCGAACTGGCCCGAGCGAAGGACACCGGCGCCCTGGTCGCCGGCATCCTGCAGACGCTCAAGAGCCGCACCACGGTCGGCACGAGCCTTCTGGACATCGACCGGTGGACCGAGACCATGATCGTCGAGGCGGGGGCGCAGTCCTGCTACGTCGACTACGAGCCGTCCTTCGGACGCGGGCCGTTCGGCCACTACATCTGCACCGCCGTCAACGACGCCGTGCTCCACGGGCTGCCCCACGACTACGCGCTCGCCGACGGTGACCTGCTGACGCTCGACCTCGCCGTCTCCCTGGGAGGAGTCGCCGCGGACTCCGCCATCAGCTTCATCGTGGGCGAGGCACGGCCGCCGGAGAGCGTCGCGCTGATCAGCGCGACCGAACGCGCCCTGACCGCCGGGATAGCCGCCGCGGGACCCGGGGTTCGCATCGGGGACGTCTCCCATGCCATCGGCTCGGTCCTCCACGAGGCGGGCTACTCGATCAACACCGAGTTCGGAGGTCACGGCATCGGCTCCACGATGCACCAGGACCCCCACGTGTCGAACACCGGACGCCCCGGCCGCGGGTACAAGCTGCGCCCCGGTCTGCTGCTCGCGCTGGAGCCGTGGATCATGGCGGACACCGCCGAACTCGTCACCGACGCCGACGGATGGACGCTGCGAAGCGCGACGGGCTGCCGGACGGCCCACAGCGAGCACACGATCGCCATCACCGACGACGGAGCCGAGATCCTCACCCTGCCGAGGTAG
- a CDS encoding helix-turn-helix domain-containing protein — MVRLPLTPAEVERGQRLGALLRRARGERSMLATALDARVSPETLRKIESGRVATPAFSTIAAIACVLGLSLDEVWAEISRPERDVEPTGSGA, encoded by the coding sequence ATGGTCAGGTTGCCGCTCACTCCCGCGGAGGTCGAACGCGGGCAGCGCCTCGGCGCCCTCCTGCGCCGGGCCAGGGGAGAGCGCTCGATGCTCGCCACCGCGCTCGACGCACGCGTCTCGCCGGAGACGCTCCGGAAGATCGAGTCGGGACGCGTGGCCACCCCCGCCTTCTCGACCATCGCCGCGATCGCCTGCGTCCTCGGACTCTCCCTCGACGAGGTGTGGGCCGAGATCAGCCGGCCCGAACGAGACGTCGAACCCACCGGCTCCGGTGCCTGA
- a CDS encoding erythromycin esterase family protein codes for MPAPSHHVSFADWLGAHAVPLAHLDREAPLDDLEPLRGIIGDARVVAIGENSHFITEFSLLRQRILRFLAERCGFTVLAFEYGFSEGFPLDAWGRGEGPDGDLSAHLAAAIPVGVEEPLRWMRGHNAASGIPVRFAGIDIPAAGGSLLPALTPVAEYLRQVDPEVLPLIQEAMRIAGSFAGASAAAAAPAWTRLAAAEQDALSAILTRLLIRFRAVAPLYTSRGDQHGYDVALRRLEAACHADYGFRAMAGLYAGNGLTADTSARDVFMAGSVQWHLEHYGPGTRIVLAAHNAHIQKTPVSFNGHLTGLPMGQHLHHALDDDYVALALTSITGHTADMRPDENARFGFAVDATALRPPEPGSIEAAFADAGLGLSIADLRPARAHASGGPDRIRIQSAYVETPVLHAFDAVVGTPVSTVADGLESA; via the coding sequence ATGCCTGCTCCGTCCCACCACGTCTCGTTCGCCGACTGGCTCGGCGCCCACGCCGTCCCGCTCGCCCACCTCGACCGTGAAGCGCCGCTGGACGACCTGGAGCCGCTGCGCGGCATCATCGGCGACGCCCGTGTCGTCGCGATCGGCGAGAACTCGCACTTCATCACCGAGTTCTCGCTCCTGCGCCAGCGCATCCTGCGGTTCCTGGCCGAACGCTGCGGTTTCACCGTGCTGGCCTTCGAGTACGGCTTCAGCGAAGGCTTCCCGCTGGACGCCTGGGGCCGGGGAGAGGGACCGGACGGTGATCTGTCCGCCCATCTCGCGGCGGCGATCCCGGTGGGGGTCGAAGAGCCACTGCGCTGGATGCGCGGGCACAACGCCGCGAGCGGGATCCCGGTGCGCTTCGCCGGGATCGACATCCCGGCTGCGGGCGGGTCCCTGCTCCCCGCCCTGACCCCGGTCGCCGAGTACCTGCGCCAGGTCGACCCCGAGGTCCTCCCGTTGATCCAGGAGGCCATGCGGATCGCCGGGTCGTTCGCCGGCGCCTCGGCGGCCGCGGCCGCGCCGGCCTGGACACGCCTGGCCGCCGCCGAGCAGGACGCTCTCAGCGCGATCCTGACGCGCCTGCTCATCCGGTTCCGCGCCGTCGCACCGCTGTACACGTCCCGTGGTGACCAGCACGGTTATGACGTCGCCCTGCGTCGCCTGGAAGCCGCCTGCCACGCCGACTACGGCTTCCGCGCCATGGCCGGCCTGTACGCCGGCAACGGCCTGACCGCCGACACCTCGGCCCGGGACGTCTTCATGGCCGGGTCGGTCCAGTGGCACCTGGAGCACTACGGGCCCGGCACCCGCATCGTGCTGGCCGCCCACAACGCCCACATCCAGAAGACGCCGGTCTCCTTCAACGGCCACCTCACGGGGCTCCCCATGGGACAGCATCTGCACCACGCCCTGGACGACGACTACGTCGCCCTCGCCCTGACCAGCATCACCGGACACACCGCCGACATGCGGCCGGATGAGAACGCGCGCTTCGGCTTCGCCGTCGACGCCACCGCGCTGCGGCCGCCCGAGCCGGGCAGCATCGAGGCCGCCTTCGCCGACGCCGGGCTCGGACTGAGCATCGCCGATCTCCGCCCGGCCCGTGCGCACGCTTCCGGCGGCCCCGACCGCATCCGGATTCAGAGCGCCTACGTGGAGACTCCCGTCCTCCACGCTTTCGACGCCGTCGTCGGCACTCCGGTCTCCACCGTCGCCGACGGCCTTGAGAGCGCGTGA
- a CDS encoding CatB-related O-acetyltransferase yields MPLVPADPTVVHPMPDQPRVVLLKPLVTSPLIEVGEFTYYDDPDDPTAFETRNVLYHYGPERLVIGKFCALGEGVRFIMNGANHRMDGPSTFPFPIMGGSWSEHFDLITGLPGRGDTVVGHDVWFGYRTTVMPGVRIGHGAIIASGSVVVDDVPDYGIAGGNPARLIRRRHGDADVDRLLALAWWDWPLQHITEHVRTIMSGGIDDLEEAAARMR; encoded by the coding sequence ATGCCGCTTGTCCCCGCCGACCCGACCGTCGTGCATCCGATGCCCGACCAGCCGCGGGTGGTGCTGCTGAAGCCGCTGGTCACCTCGCCGCTGATCGAGGTCGGGGAGTTCACCTACTACGACGACCCGGACGATCCGACCGCGTTCGAGACCCGCAACGTCCTGTACCACTACGGGCCGGAACGGCTGGTGATCGGGAAGTTCTGCGCGCTGGGCGAGGGCGTGCGATTCATCATGAACGGCGCCAACCACCGCATGGACGGACCCTCGACCTTCCCCTTCCCCATCATGGGCGGCTCCTGGTCCGAGCACTTCGACCTCATCACCGGCCTGCCCGGACGGGGCGACACCGTGGTCGGCCACGACGTCTGGTTCGGCTACCGGACCACGGTGATGCCCGGCGTCCGCATCGGCCACGGCGCGATCATCGCCTCCGGCTCCGTCGTCGTCGACGACGTCCCCGACTACGGCATCGCCGGCGGCAACCCGGCCAGGCTCATCCGCCGCCGCCACGGCGACGCCGACGTCGACCGCCTGCTGGCCCTGGCCTGGTGGGACTGGCCGCTCCAGCACATCACCGAGCACGTCCGCACGATCATGTCCGGCGGCATCGACGACCTGGAGGAAGCGGCGGCCCGCATGAGGTGA
- the abc-f gene encoding ribosomal protection-like ABC-F family protein, whose amino-acid sequence MPTQITALGVSKSYDGRLVLDEVTCSLAAGERTGIVGENGSGKTTLLRLLAGREQPDQGRVVVQAAGGVGYLAQDGRPAPDATVQQVIDRALSGLRAVEERMRRLEAAMAGGEESAAAEYGDLMTVFELRGGYDADARVERALHGLGLGLVDRGRTVGGLSGGERVRLRLAAVLAAAPEVLLLDEPTNHLDEGALNWLEEHLRARRGTTVAVSHDRAFLDRVATGLLEVDGDRRRVVRYGNGYAGYLAERAAARRRWVRAHEQWQDDVDRLRRAAATTARQVAPGREMRDRNKMAYDRAGGRVQQSLAGRVRNAEERLRRLLADPVPAPPEPLRFTPVLRARRLRGAVIEAAGIAVAGRLGRTTLTVAAGDRLLVTGPNGAGKSTLLRVLAGELAPDGGSVTRRGRIAYLPQEPRPGRLDETLLAAFARGRPGEPAEHAERLMALGLFEPDRLTVPTGRLSTGQRQRLALARMLGEPSDVLLLDEPANHLSPALVEDLENALADYGGTLVIVSHDRLLRRRWKGGHLALQATPAPAV is encoded by the coding sequence ATGCCTACACAGATCACCGCGCTCGGTGTCAGCAAGTCCTACGACGGCAGGCTCGTCCTTGACGAGGTGACCTGCTCCCTGGCCGCGGGCGAGCGCACCGGGATCGTCGGAGAGAACGGCTCCGGCAAGACCACCCTGCTGCGGCTGCTCGCCGGGCGCGAACAGCCTGACCAGGGCCGCGTCGTCGTCCAGGCCGCCGGTGGCGTCGGCTATCTCGCCCAGGACGGGCGGCCGGCGCCGGACGCGACCGTCCAGCAGGTCATCGACCGGGCGCTGAGCGGTCTGCGCGCCGTCGAGGAACGGATGCGCCGCCTGGAGGCGGCGATGGCCGGGGGCGAGGAGTCGGCCGCGGCCGAGTACGGGGACCTGATGACGGTCTTCGAGCTGCGCGGCGGCTATGACGCCGACGCGCGGGTGGAACGCGCCCTGCACGGGCTCGGGCTGGGTCTGGTCGACCGCGGCCGCACCGTGGGCGGTCTCTCCGGCGGGGAACGGGTCAGGTTGCGGCTGGCGGCCGTCCTGGCGGCCGCGCCGGAGGTGCTGCTGCTGGACGAGCCGACCAACCACCTCGACGAAGGCGCCCTGAACTGGCTGGAGGAGCACCTGCGCGCCCGGCGGGGCACCACGGTGGCGGTCTCGCACGACCGGGCGTTCCTCGATCGCGTCGCCACCGGCCTGCTGGAGGTGGACGGCGACCGGCGCCGCGTCGTCCGGTACGGCAACGGATACGCCGGCTACCTCGCCGAGAGGGCGGCGGCCCGGCGGCGCTGGGTCCGGGCGCACGAGCAGTGGCAGGACGACGTCGACCGGCTCCGCCGGGCCGCCGCGACCACCGCCCGCCAGGTGGCCCCCGGCCGGGAGATGAGGGACCGGAACAAGATGGCCTACGACCGGGCCGGCGGACGGGTGCAGCAGTCGCTGGCCGGCCGGGTGCGCAACGCCGAGGAACGGCTGCGCCGCCTGCTGGCCGACCCGGTCCCGGCTCCGCCGGAGCCGCTGCGCTTCACCCCGGTCCTGCGGGCCCGCCGGCTGCGGGGGGCGGTGATCGAGGCCGCCGGCATCGCCGTCGCCGGCCGGCTCGGCCGGACGACCCTCACCGTCGCGGCGGGCGACCGCCTGCTGGTCACCGGGCCGAACGGAGCGGGCAAGAGCACCCTGCTGCGCGTCCTGGCCGGAGAACTCGCTCCCGACGGCGGAAGCGTCACCCGTCGCGGCCGGATCGCCTACCTGCCCCAGGAACCGCGCCCCGGACGCCTGGACGAGACCCTGCTGGCCGCCTTCGCCCGCGGACGGCCGGGAGAGCCCGCCGAGCACGCCGAACGGCTGATGGCCCTCGGACTGTTCGAACCCGATCGGCTCACGGTGCCGACCGGCCGGCTGTCCACCGGGCAGCGGCAGCGGCTCGCCCTGGCGCGGATGCTCGGCGAGCCGTCCGATGTCCTGCTGCTGGACGAACCCGCCAACCACCTGTCACCCGCCCTGGTCGAGGACCTGGAGAACGCCCTGGCCGACTACGGCGGCACGCTCGTCATCGTCAGCCACGACCGGCTGCTGCGCCGGCGCTGGAAGGGCGGTCACCTCGCCCTGCAGGCCACCCCGGCGCCCGCCGTCTGA
- a CDS encoding TetR/AcrR family transcriptional regulator yields the protein MLEAVLAELGEHGYDGLTMEAVAARAGVHRATVYRRWNDVGGLLADVLDAAGDDDWGPPDTGSLEGDLAALNQEIQTAMAAEPPIMAALIAASFRSEKAARAQQRLWEDRYTRCEIVVARAAHRGELPPRTDARRLLIAATAPLYHHLVLLRTPPDPALPGHAARTAALAAAAGAFAEPPSANTTPG from the coding sequence GTGCTCGAAGCGGTCCTCGCGGAGCTCGGCGAACACGGTTATGACGGGCTCACCATGGAGGCCGTCGCCGCCCGTGCCGGTGTTCACCGGGCCACGGTCTACCGGCGCTGGAACGACGTCGGCGGCCTGCTCGCCGACGTCCTCGACGCGGCCGGCGACGACGACTGGGGACCCCCGGACACCGGCTCGCTGGAGGGCGACCTGGCGGCCCTGAACCAGGAGATCCAGACGGCCATGGCCGCCGAGCCGCCGATCATGGCGGCCCTGATCGCCGCCTCGTTCCGCTCCGAGAAGGCCGCCCGCGCCCAGCAACGGCTCTGGGAGGACCGCTACACCCGCTGCGAGATCGTCGTCGCCCGGGCCGCCCACCGCGGCGAACTACCGCCGCGCACCGACGCCCGGCGCCTTCTCATCGCCGCCACCGCACCGCTGTACCACCACCTGGTGCTCCTGCGCACCCCACCCGACCCGGCCCTCCCCGGCCACGCGGCCAGAACCGCCGCCCTGGCCGCGGCCGCCGGCGCCTTCGCCGAGCCCCCCTCGGCGAACACGACACCTGGGTGA
- a CDS encoding sensor histidine kinase, whose amino-acid sequence MDRRPGLSARLKLTLSYAGFVLLGGALLLAVVWVFVLRWMRDIDPGDIQRKYGIVIVVGPDRSDLLQGFYPAAAAAMALLLVFGLLGGWFLAGRMLAPLTRIADAARTASNGSLSHRIRLRGRNDEFRELADVFDTMLEQLESHVDEQQRFAANASHELRTPLAISQTLLDVARTDPTRDQGELIERLHSVNTRAIDLTEALLLLSRGDRRSFAREPVDLSLIAEEAAETLLPLAEQRRITLDVTGERAPAVGSAALILRMVTNLVQNAVVHNLAAGGTVTIHTESRHDASVLRVENTGRPVPPELVPTLTEPFQRGTQRIRADEHAGVGLGLAIVHSIVRAHDGTLDLVPRPAGGLLVTVRLPGGHAEVSQQASSPGGACKIR is encoded by the coding sequence GTGGATAGGCGCCCAGGGCTCAGCGCTCGGCTGAAGCTCACCCTCAGCTACGCCGGATTCGTCCTGCTGGGCGGCGCTCTCCTGCTGGCCGTGGTCTGGGTGTTCGTGCTGCGCTGGATGCGCGACATCGACCCCGGAGACATCCAGCGGAAGTACGGCATCGTGATCGTCGTCGGGCCCGACCGCTCCGACCTCCTGCAGGGCTTCTATCCCGCCGCGGCCGCGGCGATGGCCCTCCTCCTGGTGTTCGGCCTCCTGGGAGGGTGGTTCCTCGCCGGCCGGATGCTCGCACCCCTCACCCGGATCGCGGACGCGGCAAGGACGGCCTCCAACGGATCACTGTCCCACCGGATCCGGCTACGGGGCCGCAATGACGAGTTCCGCGAACTCGCCGACGTGTTCGACACCATGCTCGAACAGCTCGAATCCCACGTCGACGAGCAGCAGAGGTTCGCCGCGAACGCCTCCCACGAGCTGCGCACCCCGCTGGCGATCTCCCAGACGCTCCTCGACGTCGCCCGCACCGACCCCACGCGGGACCAGGGCGAACTCATCGAACGCCTCCACAGCGTCAACACGCGGGCGATCGATCTCACCGAGGCCCTCCTGCTGCTCAGCCGCGGCGACCGCAGGAGCTTCGCCCGCGAGCCCGTCGACCTGTCCCTCATCGCCGAAGAAGCCGCCGAAACGCTGCTCCCGCTCGCCGAACAGCGCCGGATCACGCTGGACGTCACCGGTGAGAGGGCACCGGCCGTCGGTTCCGCGGCCCTCATCCTGCGGATGGTCACCAACCTCGTCCAGAACGCCGTCGTCCACAACCTCGCCGCCGGCGGCACCGTGACGATCCACACCGAGTCGCGGCATGACGCGAGCGTGCTGCGGGTCGAGAACACCGGCCGGCCGGTCCCGCCGGAACTGGTCCCGACCCTCACCGAGCCCTTCCAGCGCGGAACGCAACGCATACGCGCCGACGAGCACGCCGGCGTCGGCCTCGGGCTGGCGATCGTGCACAGCATCGTCCGAGCACACGACGGAACCCTCGACCTCGTCCCCCGCCCCGCCGGCGGCCTCCTCGTCACGGTCCGACTGCCCGGGGGGCACGCGGAGGTGTCTCAGCAGGCGTCCTCCCCGGGCGGGGCTTGCAAGATCCGTTGA